The genomic stretch TAGCAAACAATGTTTCAAACTACAGCATGATTGAATCCTGAAGATAACAATGGTTTCAAACTACAACAAACTTTGACTGGCCATAACTCTCGGCTACAAGTTCAGAAAACAGTATTTTTGTTTCAAATTCACCGCCTTTACGAGATACGTTTGAAAAGAAATTACCATTTTCTAAACTCGTATGCATATGGACGGTCGAAATTTTTTTCGCAAAAAAAAGAGGGTTACACCTTAGAAAACAAAAAAGTCAAGGGGCACAAGTGagaatatcttttttttttttttaaatgagaaAACTTTGACGGGCCATATCTCATATTTACGAGTTTAAAATATGGTTCAATGGGTCAATCACTGGCTCACTACATATCAAACTTAAGGAGTTTACTTTCACTATTGAGCAAACCTGAGGAGTTTAGTTTCTAACACGCCAATGTTCACCACTCTTGTTAACCATCAAGATCGTATTGATAAGGATTAACTCTTggagcttttggaatggattggaatgaatTCAGgccattccaatgtttggttggagtattttggaatggagttagatacctgaTGGATTCTAATTCCATTCCAACCCCTTGTAATCCCATACCCATCTCTCTCCCCAAGTTTCCAACTCCATTCCACccaacacattattattcccaTAACCGGATTGAACCAAACACCTTTAAACatgtatggggttctaactccatacctccttggagttagaatccattccattccatacctgatgtttgaaccaaacgcccccttggTTGATTCATCCTATTCTTCATTATTAGCGGGTTTAATGACAATGTTTGGAATATGTTGAATTTTGGGCCAATCTTCGCCAGACAGCGCCTGGCATCTCTCCGCAAGCTCCCTCGAGCATTGTGTAAGGCTTAGTGAGTTCAAGTTGGATAGGTTGCTCATCTCGTGCGGCAACGATTTCAATCTTGGGCATTTATACATAGTAATGCTTTGGAGGGAGGTGAGGGTGTCAATCCACTCAGGAACCACCTCTAATGCTTCACagttaaatatttctaggatTTCCAAAGAAGACATGCATCGAAACTCCTCAGGAAGGTGTTCCATTTGATTATCGGAGAAACATAGGTCACGGAGCCTGGGAAGGTAATTTTTTAGGAGAGTGACTGGTTGTCTCTGCTTAACAGGCACATTTGAAGGAGAAGATGTTTTGCCATAAACAGCGAGATCTCGTAAAGAAGGAATTCCTTGAGGAAACAATTGGTCAATTGAAATGACCAACTCCGTGTCCATCATCACCACCTTCAATTTGGGAAATGCAGGCATCCATTTCATAAGTTGATCTTGAGCAGAGTCTGTAATACTACACCATCCCTTCAACCCAGGTATGTCACTGAGGTAAAGTTCTCTAAGGGACGGGAATAAGGAAGGGGAAGTGTATTCGTATACTGTGTTGCTATTTTCTATGTACTCCACCTTATCCAATCTCTTTAATGTTAGATATTGAAGATGAGGGAGTCTTCCAAAGGAGCACATATTTATGCATTCTTTGCAGTCTTCTATTCTAACTTCAACCAGATTTGGAAGCCACATATGAATTCCTTCTCTCATCCAACTTGGCAACCTCCTTCCACCATAGTTTCCTATACGCAGTATTTTTAGACTAGCACTGGGTTTAAGGTTCTCTAGTACCATCTCGTCCTCTATATTGCTCCctctaaatattataataaacaTCGTAATCTCTTTCCTGTCCAGGTTTGCAGCTTTGGCTTCTGACATTATATCCTTTGATCGGTCGACCAAAACAATTGTCAACTCGCCCTTAAGATTATCATGACAGCCTAGGTCTGCTAGATCACACGCCAATTTAGCCTTAGATCCATAGAAAGGGAGAGAGCTGCTTGGTttccccacaacaaaatggtctAGTGTTTCGAGACCTGTAAGTCTCCGCAACCCCTTGGGTATATGACTCAGTTTGTCGCAACCAAAGAGGTGGAGGTGTCTGAGCGCCACTAGCTTGTTTATGTCCTCGGGCAACTCTTCAAGGTTCCAACAGCAGGATAGGTCAAGTAAGTAAAGATTCACCAACTGTGTAATAGAGCCGGGGAGTTTACGGATAGGGTTGTAAGAAAAATCGAGATACCTCAAGTGGACCAGTTTCCCCAGTGACCTTGGCAATTTATTAATCCCTAGCCCATGCATCCGCAGTGCCCTCAAAGACTTAATTCTGCAGATAGAAATACCATTTAATGGGAAAAGTCTAATCTGCTTATAGGAACACACATTTTCTGATGGAAAAGGGAGAAGGAACGACTTCAACTGCTTGATTTTGAATAGTGATGATGGGACTTTCAAAGACGACTCGTCTTCTGCTAAATCGTAAGATACATGACAAACTCTTTCATCAAATTCATTTGTATTTGAATCTGCCATTTTATACTTATACCCACCAATCGAGAGCACTAAATCATGCATCAGGTCATGCATCTGAAAACCGTCAGGGCACTTATGCCCACCCCTGTAATGACTGTAGAAAAATCCTCGATTTAACAAGCATACCATATATCCTTCTGCCACCTCTTCTAAACTCTGATTGGTATATTCACCCTCAACATATCCCATGGCAATCCAAAGAGGAACGAGAACACGTTTTTTAAAATGGAAACCCTTTGGGAACAAAGAGCAGTATGTAACACACAGCCTTAGCCTTGTACCTAATTGATCATAACTGAGTTTGAGTGTGCCTATGACGTCACGGCCATAGGATGCAAAATTTGCAAGCTGATCATCCCTAAAAGCTCGCCATTCCTGGACAGTATATTTGCTCGCTAAAAGGCTTCCAACTGCCCGTATAACAAGGGGTACTTTAGGACACATATTTGCAATATCTTTCCCAATGGCCTCTACCCCTGGCTCATGCCACTCTGTAGCAGACACATATTGAAAGAGGACCAAAGAATCATCATCTCCTAAATCCCTAACCATTAACGGGTCTTGGGTCCCAATAATTCTAGCAACTGTTTCGCTACGTGTGGTAAGGAGAACTTGACTCCCCTCAGCCCCGAGTCTGAGCATGGATCTCAGTTCTAGCCATTTTGCTCTCAAGCTATCGTCATCCCACACACCATCCAAAACAATCAGAAACCTCTTCCCAGCAATTGCTCGAAAGAGATGCCGTTGGAGCTGATCGATCTCGTAGTCTAGAGCTTTTTCATCAGTTGCACAAGTCACCATCTGCCGTAACATATCCTTGACATTAAAATCTTGGGTGGCGAAAACCCAAAGCTgcaaatcaaaatattttttaaCCCTTTCATCATTGTACACATACTGAGCCAATGTAGTCTTCCCAACTCCACCCATCCCAACAAAGGAAGCTACAGGGAGAACACCGGCAGCGGAAGAGGAGTCTAACAGTAAGCTTAACATCTTATCCCTGTCTCCATCTCGACCAATTACCATATCAGTACTCATATAAGACCCCGATACATTGCTCAATGTCCGGGTTTGGTTCAAAGATGGAGAGCTAACTATGCTTCCAAATTGGGCATGGTTTCTTGCAATGCAACTCAATTCCGCAGAAATACCCTTGACTTTCCTAGCATCCTTGAAGGGCGAGAGAAGTTGGTTTGAAGTAGAACAAAACAATCGCACCTCTTTGGTGAACTTACTTCCA from Silene latifolia isolate original U9 population chromosome 5, ASM4854445v1, whole genome shotgun sequence encodes the following:
- the LOC141656783 gene encoding disease resistance protein RGA2-like, whose product is MAESIVTELVKSIADKVGSEVCKTIVGAADIDSQIKGLQDMKNTIEATLLDAHSAQVCSHSQQDVLEKLEGGLAKLIDFQDAKATKAKQKQLMGGSKFTKEVRLFCSTSNQLLSPFKDARKVKGISAELSCIARNHAQFGSIVSSPSLNQTRTLSNVSGSYMSTDMVIGRDGDRDKMLSLLLDSSSAAGVLPVASFVGMGGVGKTTLAQYVYNDERVKKYFDLQLWVFATQDFNVKDMLRQMVTCATDEKALDYEIDQLQRHLFRAIAGKRFLIVLDGVWDDDSLRAKWLELRSMLRLGAEGSQVLLTTRSETVARIIGTQDPLMVRDLGDDDSLVLFQYVSATEWHEPGVEAIGKDIANMCPKVPLVIRAVGSLLASKYTVQEWRAFRDDQLANFASYGRDVIGTLKLSYDQLGTRLRLCVTYCSLFPKGFHFKKRVLVPLWIAMGYVEGEYTNQSLEEVAEGYMVCLLNRGFFYSHYRGGHKCPDGFQMHDLMHDLVLSIGGYKYKMADSNTNEFDERVCHVSYDLAEDESSLKVPSSLFKIKQLKSFLLPFPSENVCSYKQIRLFPLNGISICRIKSLRALRMHGLGINKLPRSLGKLVHLRYLDFSYNPIRKLPGSITQLVNLYLLDLSCCWNLEELPEDINKLVALRHLHLFGCDKLSHIPKGLRRLTGLETLDHFVVGKPSSSLPFYGSKAKLACDLADLGCHDNLKGELTIVLVDRSKDIMSEAKAANLDRKEITMFIIIFRGSNIEDEMVLENLKPSASLKILRIGNYGGRRLPSWMREGIHMWLPNLVEVRIEDCKECINMCSFGRLPHLQYLTLKRLDKVEYIENSNTVYEYTSPSLFPSLRELYLSDIPGLKGWCSITDSAQDQLMKWMPAFPKLKVVMMDTELVISIDQLFPQGIPSLRDLAVYGKTSSPSNVPVKQRQPVTLLKNYLPRLRDLCFSDNQMEHLPEEFRCMSSLEILEIFNCEALEVVPEWIDTLTSLQSITMYKCPRLKSLPHEMSNLSNLNSLSLTQCSRELAERCQALSGEDWPKIQHIPNIVIKPANNEE